The genomic stretch TTGAACCACGCACAGAAGAAATGGAAGGTGTTCAGTACCGCATCTATCAGTGCGGATTGACAGGCTTGGTGGATGGAAAGCCTCGCTATTATGAGTTTAAAGTCGATGCAGATACCGGTCACGTGCTTCAAGTGGAGAACTGAAGGGGCCGGACGTTTGCAAATTGAACAGACTGGACTGGAATCCCTTGAAAAAATTAATAGACAAACCCGTTAAGCATTAACGGGTTTGCCTTTTCACCTACTCTTCCACACGCTGCATCAAATTTTTATCTTCGATGATTTTGCTAACCTCACCCTGTTCAGGAAAACGGTCGGATTCTTTCTTAGAAAAGACCCGGCTGCCATCCACATCCACCTCAAACACACCGCCGCTAGAGGGGATTAAGGTGATGCTTTCGATTTGACCTTTGAAATTGTTCATCAATTCTTCCGTCAAACTGACGGCTTTCGGCAGGAAATTTCACATCATGCAAAATTCGATTGATAATTTTTTCTTGCTCATGCAAGCTGCCTCCCTTATTGATTTTTCTTACCACATTATAGCTTGTTCGGCTGTCTAAAACAAATCTGGAGTATAAGAGGGATGGCTTCAGTTCATACTGTCATACTGGGGGGCATGTGAATGTTTTGGCTGACCCAAAATTTGGTTCACATCTTAATGAACGCTGTGATTATTTTGTTCATTCAGCTCATCGCTGTTGTTTTGGCCTCGCGGTTTGGCCTGTATGTCTGGTTGCTCAAGCGCATCTTTGCCTTCCGTGCGAGGGTGCTGAAGGAGAAGGCTAAAAAGGACGGGCGGCCTTCCCATTGACAAACAGAACCCCGTCTTTCCAGCTCAGTTGAGTTTCTTTATGCTTGCGCCAATCTCCCTTTTTTTTCAACTGGTCAATATAAGCAGAAATGGTCTCCCACATCTGATGCATCTTGATCCCCTCGGTTTGCTCGGAGAATTTGAGCATCAGTTCAAAGTTGTCCTGGTCCATTTTCATCAGCTCGCGGGCGATTCGGTCATACCGCTCCACTGTAACCGTCTCGCCCCGGTGCAGTGCCTGATGAAGATCGATAAAATCCTGCCTGGTTTGAAACAATAACATCTCGCGGTCCATGGACATGCTCCTAACTTTTCTCGCGTTTCACCGCAGCTACAATTTCCCCTGTTTTGTTCCATTTCAAAGCCCGGTAATCTTTATCGTGATAAAAGGTAAGCCACCACTCTTCCTTCATCACCTTGGGGACCCATTCTTGCTTAAAAAAGATGGAATCCATGGGATAATCATCATAAGCCATCACCCACAACGGGTTTTGATGAGCGTGGGTGGGCATTAAGTCGCCAAAATGAATCCCCTTTTCCCCCTCACTCTCATATAAAATCACAGCATGGCCGGCGCTGTGCCCTCCCGTATGGACCATCGTAATTCCTTCCGTAACCTTCATTTCGCCTTGGAATGGTACAACAAGACCGTGGACCGCCTCCCAATTTATTTTCCAATATGTATTTTGAGAACGGATATTCGGCTGCCGCATTTCATCCCATTCCACTTGAGAAACAATGTGCTTGGCATTGGGAAAGGCGGGCACCAGCTTGTCTCCCTCCCATTTGGTTAAACCGCAAGCATGGTCAAAATGAAGATGGGTCAAGAGCACATAATCAATATCTTCCGGTTTTAAGCCCAGTTCGGCCAGCGATGCTTCTAGCCGGGACTCTTGTGTAACCCCGAAGTTGCGTTTCTGTTTTTCTGTCAGTTTATTATAACCAATTCCCGATTCAATTAACAGGTTTAAACCTGCTGTTTGCACCAGAATAGGATCAGTACGCAACTCAATTTGATTGTTGTCATTACAGGGATATTTCCGGCTCCACAACGGCTTGGGCACTACCCCAAACATGGCACCCCCATCCAGATGTGTGACCCCTCCATCCAGCCAGGTTAAGGTTAACTTTCCCAGTTTCAATTGTTCCATCTCAACGCTTCCCCTCTCCCATGACCGCTTCACAACGGTAAATTTTCATCCCCTGGGCGGCAAATTTCTCTTCATACTCCGTCATGATGTTCCCTTCAAAATCACTGTTGTGCAGGTCAAAGGTGATGTTTTTCAAACGGAAACCATAATCTGAAAGGCTGTTCAGGGAAAACTCAAAGAACTTTTCATTATCGGTTTTAAGGTGAATCTCTCCATTTTCTGCTAAGATATCACTATAAAGGTCCAGAAAAGTATGATACGTAAGTCTCCTTTTGGCATGGCGGCGCTTTGGCCACGGATCACTAAAATTGAGGTAGATGCGTTCCACTTCGCCTGGGGCGAACAAATCGGTCAGTTGAGTAGCATTTTCACGGATCAAACAGCAGTTGTCCAGCTCAGTTTCTTGCCGTGCTGCGATCAGTTTACGCAAGGCAACGCCCAGCACGCTGCTGTTAAGTTCCAGGCCGATAAAGTTAATGTGCGGATGGGTCTTCGCCATCTCTATGATAAACTGGCCTTTGCCTGTTCCAATTTCAATATGTATGGGATTGGTGTTATTGAAAAACTGATGCCATTTTCCTCTCCATTCATGCGGCCGAGGAACAACAAGATGCGGATTGTTTTTGATTTCTTCTTCTGCCCATGGTTTTCGTCTCATGCGCATAAAATTGCTTCCTCCTATCACTTGCCTTCAACCTTGATTCTAAGTTTACCACAGGTGGTCAGTCTTGCAAAATCAAGGTGAAGCTTGCGCAGAAGGAAGCTATTGGGCAGATTGTTTGGTTGTTCCGGGAGGGTTCAACTCTTTGTTTGCTTGCCGGGAAAGGTAATGCTGTCCAGCATATAATCAAATATAAACTGATACCGGTCAGCCACAGGTTCAGCAAACTGCAAGAGAACAATGATGGCTTGCTCATTTTCCTCTATATAATAGAGTTCAAGTTGATCACGGGCATCGTACAAGTAATAAATAAAGCCTTCGCCATTCTCCA from Caldalkalibacillus thermarum encodes the following:
- a CDS encoding SelT/SelW/SelH family (seleno)protein, whose protein sequence is MSKKKLSIEFCMMUNFLPKAVSLTEELMNNFKGQIESITLIPSSGGVFEVDVDGSRVFSKKESDRFPEQGEVSKIIEDKNLMQRVEE
- the trmB gene encoding tRNA (guanosine(46)-N7)-methyltransferase TrmB; this translates as MRMRRKPWAEEEIKNNPHLVVPRPHEWRGKWHQFFNNTNPIHIEIGTGKGQFIIEMAKTHPHINFIGLELNSSVLGVALRKLIAARQETELDNCCLIRENATQLTDLFAPGEVERIYLNFSDPWPKRRHAKRRLTYHTFLDLYSDILAENGEIHLKTDNEKFFEFSLNSLSDYGFRLKNITFDLHNSDFEGNIMTEYEEKFAAQGMKIYRCEAVMGEGKR
- a CDS encoding YtnP family quorum-quenching lactonase, producing MEQLKLGKLTLTWLDGGVTHLDGGAMFGVVPKPLWSRKYPCNDNNQIELRTDPILVQTAGLNLLIESGIGYNKLTEKQKRNFGVTQESRLEASLAELGLKPEDIDYVLLTHLHFDHACGLTKWEGDKLVPAFPNAKHIVSQVEWDEMRQPNIRSQNTYWKINWEAVHGLVVPFQGEMKVTEGITMVHTGGHSAGHAVILYESEGEKGIHFGDLMPTHAHQNPLWVMAYDDYPMDSIFFKQEWVPKVMKEEWWLTFYHDKDYRALKWNKTGEIVAAVKREKS